The following proteins are encoded in a genomic region of Jaculus jaculus isolate mJacJac1 chromosome 13, mJacJac1.mat.Y.cur, whole genome shotgun sequence:
- the Snap29 gene encoding synaptosomal-associated protein 29 has translation MSAYSKSYNPFDDDAEDGDTRDLPDGAMDRQQFLRQEVLRRAEATAASTSRSLGRVYESEQIGVATSEELVRQRGVLERTENMVDKMDQDLKMSQKHINSIKSMFGGFVNYFKPKPVETAPQQNGTITPQPNSRLKEAINTSKEQEGKYQASHPNLRRLDSTDPVPTGPASAMGTEAFPKNSTLRAYHQKIDSNLDELSLGLGRLKDIALGMQTEIEEQDDILDRLTTKVDKLDVNIKTTEKKVRQL, from the exons ATGTCGGCCTATTCCAAAAGCTACAATCCTTTCGACGACGATGCAGAAGACGGCGACACCCGCGACCTGCCCGACGGCGCCATGGACAGGCAGCAGTTCCTGCGACAGGAGGTGCTGCGCAGGGCAGAGGCCACAGCCGCCAGCACCAGCAGGAGCCTGGGTCGTGTATACGAGTCCGAACAGATCGGGGTCGCCACTTCCGAG GAGCTGGTCCGGCAGCGAGGAGTCCTAGAACGCACAGAGAATATGGTGGACAAGATGGACCAGGATTTGAAGATGAGCCAGAAACATATCAACAGCATTAAGAGTATGTTTGGGGGATTTGTCAACTACTTCAAACCCAAGCCTGTAGAGACTGCACCACAACAGAATGGCACCATCACTCCCCAGCCCAACAGCAG gtTGAAAGAAGCCATAAATACGAGTAAAGAACAGGAAGGAAAGTACCAGGCCAGCCACCCAAACCTCAGAAGGCTGGACAGTACTG ATCCGGTCCCTACAGGACCTGCCTCTGCTATGGGCACTGAGGCGTTCCCAAAGAACTCAACCCTCCGAGCCTATCACCAGAAGATTGACAGCAACCTAG ATGAGCTATCCTTGGGCCTGGGCCGTCTGAAGGACATAGCCCTGGGGATGCAGACAGAAATTGAAGAGCAGGATGACATTCTTGACCGCCTGACAACCAAAGTGGACAAGTTAGATGTTAATAtaaaaaccacagaaaaaaaagttCGCCAACTCTGA